A genomic segment from Arcobacter sp. CECT 8986 encodes:
- a CDS encoding dTDP-4-dehydrorhamnose reductase family protein: MKKERILILGVTGMLGHTLFKEMNKNTSFEVFGTTRSKSGLQGYFTDEELLKIRDGIDADNFDTVIRAIAGVQPTIIINCIGIIKQLPISKDPLTAITVNAQLPHRLSLVTRTSNARLIHISTDCVFDGKKGNYTEKDSSNADDLYGKTKYLGEVHYPHCITLRTSIIGHELKTNFSLVDWFMSQENEINGFTKAIYSGFPTIEIVNIISNYVIPNKELSGLYHVSSDAISKYDLLNIIKNVYKKDIKINAFDDFELDRSMNSDKFKNVTGYNPPSWLKLVENMHHHVMSDNCYKNKFFRETI, encoded by the coding sequence ATGAAAAAAGAAAGAATACTTATACTTGGTGTAACAGGAATGCTTGGACATACTCTTTTTAAAGAAATGAATAAAAATACTTCTTTTGAAGTATTTGGAACTACAAGAAGTAAAAGTGGCCTTCAAGGTTATTTTACTGATGAAGAATTATTAAAAATTAGAGATGGAATAGATGCAGATAATTTTGATACTGTAATTAGAGCAATTGCTGGTGTTCAGCCTACCATTATTATAAATTGTATAGGTATTATAAAACAACTTCCAATTTCAAAAGATCCACTAACAGCAATTACTGTAAATGCTCAGTTGCCACATAGGCTTTCTCTTGTTACGAGAACATCAAATGCAAGATTAATTCATATAAGTACTGATTGTGTATTTGATGGTAAAAAAGGAAATTATACTGAAAAAGATTCATCAAATGCTGATGATTTATATGGTAAGACAAAATACCTTGGAGAAGTTCATTATCCACACTGTATTACACTTAGAACATCTATAATAGGGCATGAACTTAAAACAAATTTTAGTTTAGTAGACTGGTTTATGTCTCAAGAAAATGAAATTAATGGTTTTACAAAAGCAATTTATAGTGGTTTCCCTACTATTGAAATAGTAAATATAATATCAAATTATGTAATACCAAATAAAGAGTTAAGCGGCCTTTATCATGTTTCAAGTGATGCGATTTCTAAATATGATTTATTAAATATTATAAAAAATGTATATAAAAAAGATATTAAAATAAATGCTTTTGATGATTTTGAATTAGACAGAAGTATGAATAGCGATAAATTTAAAAATGTTACGGGTTATAATCCTCCTTCTTGGCTAAAATTAGTTGAAAATATGCATCATCATGTAATGAGTGATAATTGTTACAAAAATAAATTTTTTAGAGAAACAATATGA
- a CDS encoding glycosyltransferase family protein, producing the protein MKIALVNTELINPTGYYKDWLKAFLEYENIKVDLYVTNKMGIIDSFGLIQKKYDLIVLLPSVYSNGLRLPKILRFFLFKIRKSPCAVFFVNEYKHAQRKINFINKFQIEYVVSQMPLDIASWLYNETKAKVISLPPALSNIKYENIKKFEDRKIDLGTRLHNVPFYLGSKDKFKVLEFAKCINDDFIVDVKMTNGYEFKGNEWLEFLGNCKFTIAAQAGTSYLEKDDTSMKLIKRYLKDNEDATFDEVYQRFFKNYSHQISGQCITPRHFEAIKVKTCQILIEGRYNDILTPNVHYIELKNDLSNIDDVIEKMNDIEFCKSIIQNAYEYIADKHTYSHRVQEFLSQVRI; encoded by the coding sequence ATGAAAATAGCATTGGTAAATACAGAATTAATTAATCCAACTGGTTATTATAAAGATTGGTTAAAAGCATTTTTAGAATATGAAAATATTAAAGTAGATTTATATGTAACTAATAAAATGGGAATAATAGATTCTTTCGGATTAATACAAAAAAAATATGATTTAATTGTGCTATTACCATCAGTATATTCTAATGGATTAAGATTACCAAAAATTTTACGATTTTTTTTATTTAAAATTAGGAAATCACCTTGCGCAGTTTTTTTTGTAAATGAATATAAGCATGCTCAAAGAAAAATAAATTTTATTAATAAATTTCAAATAGAATATGTTGTTTCTCAAATGCCTTTAGATATAGCTAGCTGGTTATATAATGAGACTAAAGCAAAAGTGATATCATTGCCTCCTGCCTTAAGTAATATTAAATATGAAAATATCAAAAAATTTGAAGATAGAAAAATTGATTTGGGAACAAGATTACATAATGTACCTTTTTATTTAGGTTCAAAAGATAAATTTAAAGTATTGGAGTTTGCAAAATGTATAAATGATGATTTTATTGTAGATGTAAAAATGACAAATGGATATGAGTTTAAAGGGAATGAGTGGTTAGAGTTCTTAGGTAACTGCAAATTTACAATTGCTGCTCAAGCTGGTACTTCATATCTTGAAAAAGATGATACTTCTATGAAGCTAATTAAAAGATATCTTAAAGATAACGAAGATGCAACATTTGATGAAGTATATCAAAGATTTTTTAAAAATTATTCTCATCAAATATCTGGGCAATGTATAACACCTAGACATTTTGAAGCGATTAAGGTGAAAACATGTCAAATTCTTATCGAGGGTAGGTATAATGATATATTAACTCCCAATGTACATTATATTGAGTTAAAAAATGATTTATCTAATATTGATGATGTTATTGAAAAAATGAATGATATAGAATTTTGCAAATCAATTATTCAAAATGCTTATGAATATATAGCAGATAAGCATACATACTCTCATAGAGTACAAGAATTTTTATCACAGGTTAGAATATAA
- a CDS encoding protein kinase domain-containing protein: MNISKIVELFINVDRTISKSKLPNGFRQLKKEIFSDGKVVIKFTNYKRNKGIDDYAYLNEAIWLDRLQKFEFVPKFYGQEKRDNNIYLVMENIKGSSLENLSFKEWFFLKKNINIFENILKDILQAFKKEKLIHRDIRPHNIILFNQENKLKVKIIDFQYMISVYEDLNVPKKSLEHYQKVKENIGDIWRNKEIELNSFENDEFAVNKIVEDIKKENIIKFIIKKIKGYLK; the protein is encoded by the coding sequence ATGAATATATCTAAAATTGTTGAATTATTTATAAATGTAGATAGAACAATTTCTAAAAGCAAATTGCCAAATGGATTTCGACAGTTAAAAAAAGAGATTTTTTCAGATGGCAAAGTTGTTATAAAATTTACAAATTATAAAAGAAACAAAGGAATTGATGACTATGCTTATTTAAATGAAGCTATTTGGTTGGATAGATTACAAAAGTTTGAGTTTGTACCTAAGTTTTATGGGCAGGAAAAAAGGGACAATAACATATATTTAGTTATGGAAAATATTAAAGGTAGTAGTTTAGAAAATTTATCTTTTAAAGAATGGTTTTTTTTAAAAAAAAATATTAATATATTTGAGAATATATTAAAAGATATTTTACAGGCATTTAAAAAAGAAAAATTAATTCATAGAGATATCCGACCTCATAATATTATACTTTTTAATCAAGAAAATAAATTAAAAGTAAAAATAATTGATTTTCAGTATATGATTTCAGTATATGAAGATTTGAATGTTCCAAAAAAGTCATTAGAACACTATCAGAAGGTTAAAGAAAATATTGGAGATATTTGGAGAAATAAAGAGATAGAACTTAACTCTTTTGAAAATGATGAGTTTGCTGTTAATAAAATTGTAGAAGATATTAAGAAAGAAAATATTATTAAGTTTATAATAAAAAAAATAAAAGGATATTTGAAGTGA
- a CDS encoding glycosyltransferase family 2 protein codes for MDKKITILAVNYKTSDFIDLMLYAFEKLTKNPYKVVICDNYTSDNEVKRIETLTKKYKNVEAIYRKQTQMGSIGHAEAMDILVSKVDTPYFVTMDADCTFLLKDWDELLINKIDDTIKVIGTTLPKTLKGSKPMDFPLVFAVLYETKTFKELNPSFMPGDLTIDKSKDTGWEIRSKYLSNGFEGKIFNAINTKFDTMTKYENIYCAVYYLDSQLIASHFGRGSSDGVGKYNNKLIFKIPIFSRIVKNHVGKKERKEWIDKSYQIVDGNDK; via the coding sequence GTGGATAAAAAAATAACAATCTTAGCTGTAAATTATAAAACATCAGATTTTATTGATCTTATGCTTTATGCATTTGAAAAACTTACAAAAAATCCATATAAAGTAGTCATTTGTGATAACTATACAAGTGATAATGAAGTTAAAAGAATCGAAACTTTAACAAAAAAATATAAAAATGTAGAAGCTATTTATAGAAAACAAACTCAAATGGGAAGTATAGGACATGCAGAAGCTATGGATATATTAGTTTCTAAAGTAGATACACCATATTTTGTAACTATGGATGCAGATTGTACCTTTTTACTTAAGGACTGGGATGAGCTTTTAATAAATAAAATTGATGATACAATAAAAGTGATAGGAACGACATTACCAAAAACATTAAAAGGAAGTAAACCAATGGATTTTCCACTAGTTTTTGCAGTACTCTATGAAACTAAAACTTTTAAAGAACTAAATCCATCATTTATGCCAGGAGATTTAACAATAGATAAATCAAAAGATACTGGATGGGAAATTAGAAGTAAGTATTTATCAAATGGATTTGAAGGAAAAATTTTTAATGCAATAAATACAAAATTTGATACTATGACTAAGTATGAAAATATATATTGTGCTGTATATTATTTAGATTCACAACTCATTGCTTCTCATTTTGGAAGAGGAAGTAGTGATGGTGTTGGAAAGTATAACAATAAATTAATTTTTAAAATACCAATTTTTTCTAGGATAGTGAAAAACCATGTTGGAAAAAAAGAGCGTAAAGAATGGATTGATAAGTCTTATCAAATTGTGGATGGTAACGATAAATGA
- a CDS encoding methyltransferase domain-containing protein — protein MRFLTFRRYYLDEVLISTKFYGKVLDVGGKKDNKRGIFRPPLDTVVSWEYLNIDESTNPDYSCSADNIPVDDNTFDIIILAEVVEHLENPIDVLQECYRVLKKDERIIITIPFLNALHADPYDFQRWTDVKIENELSKIGFKNINIQPMGGKAAVIYDLLNFSQTPSSFKTRIFRKILQMISSIFKILDKPNRFITTGYLIEAKK, from the coding sequence ATGAGATTTTTAACATTTAGAAGATACTATCTCGATGAAGTTTTAATAAGTACAAAATTTTATGGAAAAGTTCTTGATGTAGGTGGTAAAAAAGATAATAAAAGAGGAATTTTTAGACCACCATTAGATACAGTTGTGAGTTGGGAGTATTTAAATATAGATGAAAGTACAAATCCTGACTATAGTTGTAGTGCTGATAATATTCCTGTAGATGATAATACTTTTGATATTATAATATTAGCTGAAGTAGTTGAACATTTGGAAAATCCAATTGATGTTTTGCAAGAATGTTATAGAGTCTTAAAAAAAGATGAAAGAATTATTATTACAATACCTTTTTTAAACGCATTGCATGCTGATCCTTATGATTTTCAAAGATGGACAGATGTTAAAATTGAAAATGAACTTTCTAAAATTGGATTTAAGAATATTAACATTCAACCTATGGGTGGAAAAGCCGCCGTGATATATGATTTATTAAATTTTTCTCAAACTCCTTCTTCATTTAAAACAAGAATATTTAGAAAAATACTTCAAATGATTTCATCAATATTCAAAATTTTAGATAAACCGAATAGGTTTATTACAACAGGATATCTCATTGAAGCAAAAAAATAA
- a CDS encoding glycosyltransferase, translated as MKQKNKKVYILGQEGTGWSIDKDRYYTQKAIEQLDGYEITNSIFNADIIYAIWWNKLLTIPFKIFNTIFKKKTIATITNDLSHQEIMAKKLIVMIDIYVYANSKQKDVLKKLGVKSEKLVYNPFYVDETIFKKLDISKKEICHKLDVDYKSIKDKIIIGSFQRDSLGSDLSQAKWQKDPDMLIDIMKKLDSDKFILLLAGPRRHYVIEECKKYSIPYIFLGDKSYIENNKDDIDTNGLPIEKMPYLYNLIDIYIVSSKSEGGPKAIPESLLCKTKVISTDVGFASDLLDMQHIYISPQDATNKINKLLKDDLQQESKVNDYYSFNLFQKRIEDILHKVTK; from the coding sequence TTGAAGCAAAAAAATAAAAAAGTATATATATTGGGACAAGAAGGTACTGGATGGTCTATCGATAAAGATAGGTACTATACACAAAAAGCAATAGAGCAATTAGATGGATATGAGATTACAAATAGTATTTTTAATGCAGATATCATCTATGCTATTTGGTGGAATAAGTTGCTAACTATACCATTTAAAATTTTCAATACAATCTTTAAAAAGAAAACTATAGCCACAATTACAAATGATTTATCTCATCAAGAAATTATGGCAAAAAAACTTATAGTCATGATAGATATATATGTATATGCAAACTCTAAACAAAAAGATGTTTTAAAAAAATTAGGTGTTAAAAGTGAAAAACTTGTATATAATCCTTTTTATGTTGATGAAACTATATTTAAAAAGTTAGATATTTCAAAAAAGGAAATATGTCATAAGTTAGATGTTGACTATAAAAGTATTAAAGATAAGATAATAATTGGTAGTTTTCAAAGAGATTCTTTAGGCTCAGATTTATCTCAAGCAAAATGGCAAAAAGACCCTGACATGCTTATTGATATAATGAAAAAACTTGATAGCGATAAGTTTATTCTTTTATTAGCTGGTCCAAGAAGACACTATGTTATTGAAGAGTGTAAAAAATATAGTATTCCTTATATATTTTTAGGAGATAAAAGTTATATTGAAAATAATAAAGATGATATAGATACTAATGGACTACCAATAGAAAAAATGCCATATCTTTATAATTTAATAGATATCTATATAGTCTCATCAAAATCAGAAGGTGGACCAAAAGCTATCCCTGAAAGCTTACTATGTAAAACCAAGGTTATATCTACAGACGTAGGTTTTGCATCTGATTTATTAGATATGCAACATATTTATATCTCACCACAAGATGCCACTAATAAAATAAATAAACTTTTAAAAGATGATCTTCAACAAGAATCTAAAGTGAATGATTATTATAGTTTTAACCTATTTCAAAAAAGAATCGAAGATATTTTACATAAGGTAACAAAATGA